A window of Calliopsis andreniformis isolate RMS-2024a chromosome 3, iyCalAndr_principal, whole genome shotgun sequence contains these coding sequences:
- the LOC143188665 gene encoding uncharacterized protein LOC143188665 isoform X4, with the protein MQRRERGRSRGEEKGSQNDIKKLRRENEQLRREIWSLRDEYDKLEEILKRQKSRGESEEYEDRSDEDDGLQSDYSLEEDEEFAEDQDTQDTSKKTDKSEQLENAENQKISSEKMNSSLHRLHVDFDDLSVVDEEEELKKDKERTLSEDSQQSKEEKSLLSILKPRHLHENIPFYPGSYEPSPFGSSSYYTDCPFKYPSTVNLMMASDATGMIASHCPRLHADPLLPVPNLSSTNVDQVNEQILHAPPAGWQTNITMPQEHIMPFRATEVSVPLEMQTFGGIHQEQLEQQQFAPSTNGYSNFPTLLQRRISLKQSGSLLSATSFGNSQPSSENAMVQNGWGLEVDSSNTQGVKSQVSNDLKSDAEDKSKQFFAPLPSRLKKQSEESPLIITQFGTATSSSSGRTESTVISKNQFMFQKGSADIYVNGAIPYEDSLQKVIPEQRTFRSTENLLINNENINSSNQFTKSMSCQDLTSESQNISINQAEGRKQMLTQSDNTLDNISDSKPFKSHLSVTLKRPPPKQTCSPSTPKVPKLPSIDYRIFKNPFLRTFDPTYNYINQNNITSPLSVQVNDDNLCYYSTQPDVPCHRGVNLGDRYRPVQSDHNRLLIPSNQLINGKLMPSTSKHEIQVTSFEKPSPHTLIGPSNPFEFSTLRRLNTNPYLQSQNPYQNMPFVPRGGLYSQRGMMYYDNLTLKVPVQTQTSIDGDSHQEEEHTLSQEESIPNTPSGQRRKKTIRKEKGNLSKDHKPLSPAAQRRLKKQASVTSSEAPESPGKATQKRPRRLSITTTTTSEGQEDKPESRSSSSGQDSPKKDQIRRVSLYFNAKKRPSLASVKTVRSTSIDTAKEKDAVTSSERERTNSMSSREISGIKARKTSTSSGNVPWCACWGNGCI; encoded by the exons GTCAGAACGACATCAAGAAGCTGCGCAGAGAGAACGAGCAGCTACGTAGAGAGATATGGAGCCTCCGGGACGAGTACGACAAGCTCGAGGAGATCCTGAAGAGGCAGAAAAGCCGCGGAGAAAGCGAAGAATACGAG GATCGCTCCGACGAGGATGACGGTCTGCAATCGGACTACTCTCTTGAGGAGGATGAGGAGTTCGCTGAGGATCAGGATACTCAGGATACTTCCAAGAAAACAGATAAATCCGAACAGTTAGAGAACGCTGAAAACCAGAAAATATCCTCAGAAAAGATGAACAGCAGCCTGCACAGGCTACATGTGGACTTCGACGACCTCTCAGTGGTGGACGAAGAAGAAGAGTTGAAGAAAGATAAGGAAAGAACGCTTTCGGAAGATAGTCAACAGTCAAAGGAAGAAAAAAGTCTCTTGTCAATTCTGAAACCCAGACATCTCCACGAGAACATACCATTTTATCCTGGCTCTTACGAACCGTCTCCCTTCGGCAGTTCCAGCTATTATACCGATTGTCCATTCAAATATCCGAGTACTGTCAATCTGATGATGGCTTCCGATGCGACAGGGATGATAGCATCTCATTGTCCGAGATTGCATGCAGATCCACTGCTCCCAGTTCCAAACTTATCTAGTACAAATGTAGACCAGGTCAATGAACAAATTTTGCATGCACCTCCTGCAGGTTGGCAAACTAACATCACGATGCCCCAGGAGCACATAATGCCGTTTAGAGCAACTGAAGTTAGTGTACCTTTAGAAATGCAGACGTTTGGGGGGATTCATCAGGAACAGTTGGAACAGCAGCAGTTTGCGCCGTCGACGAATGGATATTCAAACTTTCCAACATTACTTCAGAGGAGAATTAGTCTGAAGCAGTCGGGTAGCTTGTTAAGTGCGACATCGTTTGGAAATTCGCAGCCCAGCTCAGAGAATGCGATGGTCCAAAATGGTTGGGGTTTGGAAGTAGACTCATCCAATACGCAAGGCGTGAAAAGCCAAGTTTCTAATGATTTGAAGTCAGATGCGGAGGATAAATCAAAGCAGTTCTTTGCACCATTACCTTCGAGATTGAAAAAGCAAAGTGAGGAATCTCCGCTAATTATTACTCAATTTGGAACCGCAACCAGTTCTAGTAGCGGCAGAACAGAGTCTACTGTGATTTCTAAAAATCAATTCATGTTCCAAAAGGGATCAGCTGATATTTATGTGAACGGAGCTATACCGTATGAAGATAGTCTTCAGAAAGTCATACCTGAACAGAGAACGTTCCGCAGCACTGAAAATTTGTTGATCAATAATGAGAATATCAACTCAAGCAATCAATTTACAAAGTCCATGTCTTGCCAAGATCTCACTAGCGAGTCTCAAAATATATCAATTAATCAAGCTGAAGGCAGGAAACAGATGCTAACTCAAAGCGATAACACACTGGACAACATATCAGATTCTAAGCCGTTTAAATCTCATCTAAGCGTTACGCTGAAGAGGCCCCCTCCGAAGCAGACATGTAGCCCTAGCACACCAAAGGTACCCAAGCTACCTTCTATAGACTACAGAATCTTTAAAAATCCCTTTCTTCGTACTTTTGATCCAACTTACAACTATATTAATCAAAATAACATTACAAGCCCTCTGTCAGTTCAAGTAAATGACGATAATCTTTGTTACTATTCAACTCAGCCTGATGTTCCCTGCCATCGAGGAGTTAACCTTGGCGATAGGTACAGACCCGTTCAATCCGACCACAATCGTCTTCTGATCCCTTCTAATCAATTAATCAATGGAAAGCTGATGCCATCGACAAGTAAACACGAGATTCAGGTAACATCCTTCGAGAAACCTAGTCCACATACTTTGATAGGCCCATCCAATCCATTCGAGTTTAGTACTTTACGAAGACTAAACACAAATCCGTATCTACAAAGCCAAAATCCGTACCAAAATATGCCTTTCGTGCCGAGAGGAGGCCTGTATTCGCAGAGGGGGATGATGTATTACGATAACTTGACACTCAAGGTACCAGTGcagactcaaacctctatagacGGGGATTCTCATCAGGAAGAGGAGCACACGCTGTCGCAAGAAGAGAGTATACCTAATACACCAAGTGGTCAACGTCGTAAAAAAACAATCAGAAAAGAGAAAGGTAATCTGAGTAAGGATCACAAACCCCTTTCGCCAGCAGCCCAAAGGAGGCTGAAGAAACAAGCCAGTGTCACGTCATCTGAAGCGCCTGAATCCCCAGGGAAGGCAACCCAAAAGCGACCTCGAAGACTTAGTATTACTACAACTACCACGTCAGAAGGGCAAGAGGACAAGCCCGAGAGTAGGTCCTCCTCGTCGGGTCAGGATTCCCCCAAGAAAGACCAAATAAGGAGAGTATCGTTGTACTTCAACGCGAAAAAAAGACCTTCTCTGGCATCTGTGAAAACTGTCAGGAGTACAAGCATCGATACTGCAAAAGAAAAGGATGCTGTGACCAGTTCGGAAAGGGAAAGAACGAATTCTATGAGCAGCAGGGAAATCAGTGGCATCAAGGCAAGAAAGACTAGCACAAGTAGTGGTAATGTTCCTTGGTGCGCTTGTTGGGGTAACGGATGTATTTGA
- the LOC143188665 gene encoding uncharacterized protein LOC143188665 isoform X5 produces the protein MQDSQNDIKKLRRENEQLRREIWSLRDEYDKLEEILKRQKSRGESEEYEDRSDEDDGLQSDYSLEEDEEFAEDQDTQDTSKKTDKSEQLENAENQKISSEKMNSSLHRLHVDFDDLSVVDEEEELKKDKERTLSEDSQQSKEEKSLLSILKPRHLHENIPFYPGSYEPSPFGSSSYYTDCPFKYPSTVNLMMASDATGMIASHCPRLHADPLLPVPNLSSTNVDQVNEQILHAPPAGWQTNITMPQEHIMPFRATEVSVPLEMQTFGGIHQEQLEQQQFAPSTNGYSNFPTLLQRRISLKQSGSLLSATSFGNSQPSSENAMVQNGWGLEVDSSNTQGVKSQVSNDLKSDAEDKSKQFFAPLPSRLKKQSEESPLIITQFGTATSSSSGRTESTVISKNQFMFQKGSADIYVNGAIPYEDSLQKVIPEQRTFRSTENLLINNENINSSNQFTKSMSCQDLTSESQNISINQAEGRKQMLTQSDNTLDNISDSKPFKSHLSVTLKRPPPKQTCSPSTPKVPKLPSIDYRIFKNPFLRTFDPTYNYINQNNITSPLSVQVNDDNLCYYSTQPDVPCHRGVNLGDRYRPVQSDHNRLLIPSNQLINGKLMPSTSKHEIQVTSFEKPSPHTLIGPSNPFEFSTLRRLNTNPYLQSQNPYQNMPFVPRGGLYSQRGMMYYDNLTLKVPVQTQTSIDGDSHQEEEHTLSQEESIPNTPSGQRRKKTIRKEKGNLSKDHKPLSPAAQRRLKKQASVTSSEAPESPGKATQKRPRRLSITTTTTSEGQEDKPESRSSSSGQDSPKKDQIRRVSLYFNAKKRPSLASVKTVRSTSIDTAKEKDAVTSSERERTNSMSSREISGIKARKTSTSSGNVPWCACWGNGCI, from the exons GTCAGAACGACATCAAGAAGCTGCGCAGAGAGAACGAGCAGCTACGTAGAGAGATATGGAGCCTCCGGGACGAGTACGACAAGCTCGAGGAGATCCTGAAGAGGCAGAAAAGCCGCGGAGAAAGCGAAGAATACGAG GATCGCTCCGACGAGGATGACGGTCTGCAATCGGACTACTCTCTTGAGGAGGATGAGGAGTTCGCTGAGGATCAGGATACTCAGGATACTTCCAAGAAAACAGATAAATCCGAACAGTTAGAGAACGCTGAAAACCAGAAAATATCCTCAGAAAAGATGAACAGCAGCCTGCACAGGCTACATGTGGACTTCGACGACCTCTCAGTGGTGGACGAAGAAGAAGAGTTGAAGAAAGATAAGGAAAGAACGCTTTCGGAAGATAGTCAACAGTCAAAGGAAGAAAAAAGTCTCTTGTCAATTCTGAAACCCAGACATCTCCACGAGAACATACCATTTTATCCTGGCTCTTACGAACCGTCTCCCTTCGGCAGTTCCAGCTATTATACCGATTGTCCATTCAAATATCCGAGTACTGTCAATCTGATGATGGCTTCCGATGCGACAGGGATGATAGCATCTCATTGTCCGAGATTGCATGCAGATCCACTGCTCCCAGTTCCAAACTTATCTAGTACAAATGTAGACCAGGTCAATGAACAAATTTTGCATGCACCTCCTGCAGGTTGGCAAACTAACATCACGATGCCCCAGGAGCACATAATGCCGTTTAGAGCAACTGAAGTTAGTGTACCTTTAGAAATGCAGACGTTTGGGGGGATTCATCAGGAACAGTTGGAACAGCAGCAGTTTGCGCCGTCGACGAATGGATATTCAAACTTTCCAACATTACTTCAGAGGAGAATTAGTCTGAAGCAGTCGGGTAGCTTGTTAAGTGCGACATCGTTTGGAAATTCGCAGCCCAGCTCAGAGAATGCGATGGTCCAAAATGGTTGGGGTTTGGAAGTAGACTCATCCAATACGCAAGGCGTGAAAAGCCAAGTTTCTAATGATTTGAAGTCAGATGCGGAGGATAAATCAAAGCAGTTCTTTGCACCATTACCTTCGAGATTGAAAAAGCAAAGTGAGGAATCTCCGCTAATTATTACTCAATTTGGAACCGCAACCAGTTCTAGTAGCGGCAGAACAGAGTCTACTGTGATTTCTAAAAATCAATTCATGTTCCAAAAGGGATCAGCTGATATTTATGTGAACGGAGCTATACCGTATGAAGATAGTCTTCAGAAAGTCATACCTGAACAGAGAACGTTCCGCAGCACTGAAAATTTGTTGATCAATAATGAGAATATCAACTCAAGCAATCAATTTACAAAGTCCATGTCTTGCCAAGATCTCACTAGCGAGTCTCAAAATATATCAATTAATCAAGCTGAAGGCAGGAAACAGATGCTAACTCAAAGCGATAACACACTGGACAACATATCAGATTCTAAGCCGTTTAAATCTCATCTAAGCGTTACGCTGAAGAGGCCCCCTCCGAAGCAGACATGTAGCCCTAGCACACCAAAGGTACCCAAGCTACCTTCTATAGACTACAGAATCTTTAAAAATCCCTTTCTTCGTACTTTTGATCCAACTTACAACTATATTAATCAAAATAACATTACAAGCCCTCTGTCAGTTCAAGTAAATGACGATAATCTTTGTTACTATTCAACTCAGCCTGATGTTCCCTGCCATCGAGGAGTTAACCTTGGCGATAGGTACAGACCCGTTCAATCCGACCACAATCGTCTTCTGATCCCTTCTAATCAATTAATCAATGGAAAGCTGATGCCATCGACAAGTAAACACGAGATTCAGGTAACATCCTTCGAGAAACCTAGTCCACATACTTTGATAGGCCCATCCAATCCATTCGAGTTTAGTACTTTACGAAGACTAAACACAAATCCGTATCTACAAAGCCAAAATCCGTACCAAAATATGCCTTTCGTGCCGAGAGGAGGCCTGTATTCGCAGAGGGGGATGATGTATTACGATAACTTGACACTCAAGGTACCAGTGcagactcaaacctctatagacGGGGATTCTCATCAGGAAGAGGAGCACACGCTGTCGCAAGAAGAGAGTATACCTAATACACCAAGTGGTCAACGTCGTAAAAAAACAATCAGAAAAGAGAAAGGTAATCTGAGTAAGGATCACAAACCCCTTTCGCCAGCAGCCCAAAGGAGGCTGAAGAAACAAGCCAGTGTCACGTCATCTGAAGCGCCTGAATCCCCAGGGAAGGCAACCCAAAAGCGACCTCGAAGACTTAGTATTACTACAACTACCACGTCAGAAGGGCAAGAGGACAAGCCCGAGAGTAGGTCCTCCTCGTCGGGTCAGGATTCCCCCAAGAAAGACCAAATAAGGAGAGTATCGTTGTACTTCAACGCGAAAAAAAGACCTTCTCTGGCATCTGTGAAAACTGTCAGGAGTACAAGCATCGATACTGCAAAAGAAAAGGATGCTGTGACCAGTTCGGAAAGGGAAAGAACGAATTCTATGAGCAGCAGGGAAATCAGTGGCATCAAGGCAAGAAAGACTAGCACAAGTAGTGGTAATGTTCCTTGGTGCGCTTGTTGGGGTAACGGATGTATTTGA